The Dermacentor variabilis isolate Ectoservices chromosome 4, ASM5094787v1, whole genome shotgun sequence genome contains the following window.
TCCGATAGTACATGGACGCCCTTGTGTTACTTCTGCGTTCTTCTCTCTTTTACACCATCTGTTCGAACGCGGCCGCCGCATTATACGTCGGGAATGCTTTATGCTCAGAATCGGAACGCATGTGACCACTCGGTCATCGCGGTGGTTCGCGCGCACACTGAAGCCAAGGTCTCCCGAGTCTTCAGCGCGCCGAAATGGGCGCAGGACACGCTGCTGTGCTCACAGTGCTGCTTTCCTTCGCAGGTGGCGCGAGGAGATGCAGCGGCACCTGAAGGAGAAGGACGCCCAGGAAGAAGTCAAGAAGGAAGAGTTGCGCCTTAACGCGCAGCGCGAGCTTTCGGACTGGTACGCGCGCTATAACGAGTCCGTGACCAAGTGCCGCGCTGCCAACCGGTCCGCGATGCTGCCCGACTGGCTGCCCGGCGGTGGAGCCAGGGACGGTGGGCCCACGCCGGACAGGGTGCCCGAGTGGGAGAACATTGCGCGCCTCTGCGACTTCAACGCCAAGGCGACGCGCAATGCGAAGGATGTGTCGCGCATGCGCGCCATCATCCTGCAGCTTAAGCAGAGCCCACCACCAGGGGCGCTGGGCGTCATCTCGCCGGTCATCTCGATGTGACGGGCGAAGCGCCGGCTTCCGAAGCAAAGCGCTTGCTGCTGTTCCCCACTCGTGAGCATGCTGCGGCTATTGGAGCAGCGTGGCCTCTACGTTCTCGCTACCACAATAGACGGCAGCGCTTCCATCGGCTGGGCCTTTGTTCTGTCCACGTGTGGAAGAAATAAAAATGAGGTTGAAAGTTTGCGAAGGCATTTGATGAAAGTCTGTAAGGCCTATAGGTGCTGCTGACTGCTGTTGTCATTATACGATGGCCTAACGAACGAAATTCCTGACTGGCCCTGGCAACCACGTCTGGTTCCGTGTAAGCCAGCCAAAAGGTCCTTTCGACGTACGCCGTGCTTGCTATTCTTTGCTGTGCATAGCCAGACGCCTTTGCATTCTCTGGATTCAAGTTTTTGGTGCTGCACACGGGCGCACAGCGCTCGTATCATAACGATGCTCGTCTTTGCATGAATACGTAGTTACAGAGTCTGAAACTACGGTTACCCATGCTGACAGCGGCAAATGAGCTCGCATGTGTTCTAAAGCATTCTCGGTATACCTTAATAAATCCTTCGCGATAGAGTTTACAGCCGTTTGGGAAGGCCGGCAAACGTAAATTTGATTAGAACGTTGCGTAAAGCTTAATGTAGTCGTCTGGTCTCGCGAGGATTGTACAGCCCCGGAAAGCCTTGCGCGATGACTACTACTACTGCACGTCAGAAGTCGCTAAAGTGAACGTGCACAACCGTGACCAGTCGATGTCTCGCTCTTTGTGACGACGCGGCCCCGTTCGCCTGGCGCATGCATTTAAGCAATGACCTGAAATCTGGAAAGGAGAGTATGGATAGTGGACCACGGGGTTAGAGGAGTCCTGAGATGTCGACTTCTTTCGAGAATTGGGCAAGACCCAGTAATTTCTTCCCTCCAGGAGCACGCAGGGTTAAAATCACTCGTCGTTGCTCTCGAATGGTGGGCTCCAAAGTACTTGCGCCGCGTGTCTTCGATCGCAGTGCGGCTCCAGACCAGCTGCTCGATTAAGACTGTCCGCTGAGTCTTGGAGTTGTGAGGACCAAGAGTGCCGCTTCTGTGCTTAAGTTCTCACGAATATCGTTTTGTTTGACCCCATTGACGCGTGTGAGTGCATGAGCCTCTTGAGCTTTGTGCGCACAGGTTGATCAAGTCTCTTTCCGAACTGTGGCACCTTGGTACCGAAACGCTCTATAAAGAGCCGTGTGCCCAGTCCCTGGATGGCGGCGATGCGCACTGCGACGCGTTAAGCCCAAACCCCATGAGCGAGATTTTGTGTGCGACAGcaacgagcgacggcttcgagcacTCGTTATTGTCGCTCTATCGCTCGGTTCGGggaatctagaattcgtcgctcgtcgcacGGATGTGCTACGAGCGGCTAGCCAATAGTGCCAAGCCGGAACAGGACGTACAGCTGTAACACACTACCGGTTGTCGCGCGGAAGGCGCAAACGAACGAATTTTGATATCTGCAATTATATAAAAACCTACtccaagaccttcagaaatattttatgctgctctgTGCAGCAAAACAAATCAACTTAAATTGTTAGAGCATGCGATTGTCGAGTTTCGGTGTGTATTTGCGGCCCTCATAGCGGTAACAGCGGGGAGACGTTGTTCAGCGTCGTCGCTCGCATGGCGTTCGACTTGCAGGCGACCAGCGgatgcgacagccatctccaaTGCGTCGCTGCAAACCTcatgcaagatcgcttgcattgGGTTAATACTTTCCTTTTGCGCATATGTAAACAAACATTCGAGTGTGGTTATACAGGATAAGCGTGTTGCGCTGACGTCGCTACACCCATGTTGCCTCGTACAGAAAAGCGTAAAGCATCGTAAACAGAAGGGATCGTCTATGACGCGATATCCCTAGCGACGTGGTTTATGAGCTGTACAATTGTGGCTGCATTACAAAATATTCAGTCATTCTCATTTCACTGGTAACGATATTGACGCTCTGGCTTCTTCTTGTGAATTTGTATTTTCTCATTCACTTAGGGACCATTctgggcatctgcgtcagcattGGAAACACAACCGGCATCCTGGTGCCATACATCACAGGTGTTCTGACAGAGACAATGGTATgtctttcatttgtttttcacGCAACGCGCACGCATGCTGTTAATGCGCCTTCACGTTCGTGTGGTGTCCTAAAGCCGTGTTATGGGAGTCGGGCACGAAACAATACACGGATCGGGGCCACTAAGTGCACGCGCCTTCCAAACCTGCAGCTTATACTTGACAGTGACGATTGTGCGGCTTGCACGCGTAGAGGACGGTGCCCCGTAACGTCGTGTACAAAGGTATACGACGAAGGGCAGTGAGTGTTACGTATAAGGCGACTAGACGTCCTGATTTAGGCGGAACATGTCCCGCATTTACTGGCGTGGTCCTGCTGTCCCGCGGCTTACGTGTGGGACTGTCTTATGTCCCGCTTTGGGCTCTCCGGGCTCCGACTTGTCCTGAAGTGTCCTCCCTGTGGAGCATAATTGGCTGTTCGCCTACTCGGGTGAGGTGGCGCCACCTTAAAGAAGACTCGAGAGGCAGTCGGCAAAGCTAAACAGTTCCGTAAGTGAGGCAGC
Protein-coding sequences here:
- the LOC142579585 gene encoding clathrin light chain-like, giving the protein MDEFTPFETHHDSQQHQKLDSSMDDLFNGPSLIGGGRGTSLEGDINLLEGSASQFPADLPPSSFSLDDMMSPDAPSRPPAVPKDEPETIRKWREEMQRHLKEKDAQEEVKKEELRLNAQRELSDWYARYNESVTKCRAANRSAMLPDWLPGGGARDGGPTPDRVPEWENIARLCDFNAKATRNAKDVSRMRAIILQLKQSPPPGALGVISPVISM